From the genome of Paracidovorax avenae:
ACCGGTGGCTCCCGCGACCGCCGCCGGCAGTGCGGGCCTTCGCGGACGTGGCGTGGAGCCGCGCCGGAAGCGGTGTGGCGAGGAAAGACGCAGGCAGAAAAGACATGGGAAACCGGGGAAGCATGGGAAGGAGGAAGAGGCACGTACGGCATGGCGGAGAAGTACCCGCCAGGGAGCCCGCGACTGTCGCGTTGCAAGGTCGCCGACCTCAGGGATTATGAAGATGGCGCCGACTTGATGTCGGTCAATTTTTCCATCTCCCGGCATACCATTTGCTTGGGCCGTGTTTCACAATTGCTTACGCACGGTGGCGAATCGCCGGCAACCGCGCGCGGGGGGAGGGGCCGCCGCGCAAGCCCTTTCACCCCCACAGACCGCCAACACATGTCCATGCTGCATCGATTGAGCCTGCTCCACAAATTTCTGATCCTCGGGGTGATCGCATTGCTCATGGGCGCGCTGCCCACCGTGCTGTACGTGGGTGGCGCGCTCCAGCAGATCGGCGCTGCCCGTTTTGAAAGCCAGGGTGCGCCGGCGCTGATCGCGGTGAACAAGGCGGTCCAGCGTCTGCAGGTGCACCGAGGGCTGTCCGCGGCCATGCTGGGTGGCGACGAGGTGCTGGCGGCGCGCCGGCCCGCCGCGCGCGATGCGCTCAACCAGGCTTTCGCGGAGGCCGGAAAGGTTTTCGCCCAGGCCCGGGTGCCACAGGCCCAGATGCAGGCCTGGAGCGCCGCCGCGCAGACGTGGCAGAGCCTGGAGCAGGCCGTCTCCGCACGCTCGCTGCAGCCACCGCAGAGCCTCGCCCGGCACACGCAGCTCGTGGCGACGCTGATGCAGATCGGGGAAGAACTGCTGCACCACTACGGTTTCCAGACCGACCCGGACATGGCCACGCAGGACCTGATCCAGGCCGCCGTGGTGAACTCGCCCCTGCTCGGGGAAAAGCTCGGCCTGCTGCGCGGGCAGGGCTCCGGCTACCTCGCACGCCAGGCCCTGCCGCCGGAAGGCAAGGGCGCGCTGCAGGCGCTGCAGCAGCGCGTGGGCGAGCTGGAGGCGGATACCTTCCGCAACTTCGAGCGCGCGCTGGTGGACGATGACCTGCGCAAGGCCCTGGCCGGCCCGGTGCAGGACGTGCGCACGCGCGTGACGGCATCGCGCCAGCTGGTGGACCGCAGCCTGCTGTCGGCCAGCGAGATCACCATGCCCGCCAAGGACTATTTCGACCAGCTCACCGGCACGCTGGAAGCACTGAACCAGCTCAATACCACCGCCATGGCCAGCCTGGATGCCGCGCTGCAACAGCGCGTGTCCGCCGACCAGCGCAAGCTGGGCGCCGCCTCGGCCGCGCTGCTGCTCGCGCTGGCGCTGGGCGTGGGCCTGGGCGTGGTGTTCATGCGCTCGATCACCCAGCCCCTCGCGCAGGCGGTGCGGCTGGCCAGCGCGGTGGCCGACGGCGACCTGAGCGGCGACGACGTGCCGCACGGCACCAACGAGGTCGGCCGGCTCATCGCGGCGCAGCAGCGGATGCGCGCACGCCTCAAGCCCATGGTGGCCCAGGTGCGGGGCGGTGCCGAGGGCGTGGCCACGGCCAGCGCGGAGATCGCCCAGGGCAACATGGATCTCTCGGCCCGCACGGAAAGCCAGGCCAGCGCCCTGGAGGAAACCGCCGCCTCGATGGAGCAGATGACGGCCACCGTGCGGCAGAACGCGGACAACGCGCGCCAGGCCAACCAGCTCGCCATGAATGCCAGCCTGGTCGCCGCCCAGGGCGGGGAGGTGGTGACGCAGGTAGTGCAGACCATGCAGGGCATCCGCACCGCGTCCGGCAAGATCGCCGACATCATCGGGGTGATCGATTCCATTGCGTTCCAGACCAACATCCTGGCGCTGAACGCGGCCGTGGAAGCGGCCCGCGCCGGCGAGCAGGGCCGGGGTTTCGCCGTGGTGGCAGGCGAGGTGCGGGCCCTGGCGGGCCGCAGCGCCCAGGCCGCCAAGGAAATCAAGGCGCTTATCGGCGACAGCGTGCAGCGCGTGCAGCAGGGCGGCGAACTCGCCGACCAGGCGGGTGCCACCATGGCCGAGGTGGTGCAGGCCATCCAGCGCGTGACGGGCATCATGGGCGAGATCAGCGAAGCCAGCCAGGAACAGAGCCAGGGCGTCGCGCAGGTGGGCGAGGCCGTCACGCAGATGGACCAGGCCACCCAGCAGAACGCGGCGCTGGTCGAGGAGATGGCCGCTGCGGCCAATGGCCTGCGCGCGCAGGCGGACGAACTGGTGCGCGCGGCGGCGGTCTTCCGGCTCGCGGCGGGCGACGAGCCCGGCGCAGGCGGTGCGCTGCGCATCGGCCAGGGCCGGACCGCCTGACCGCCACCTGACCAGCCACGCCATGGCAGGCGTGGTGACTCGGCCGCACAACACCACCCAGCCCGCATAACATTTGGTCACGATTTTTCCGCAAACCGGCGTGCATGCTGACAACCGGGAACAGCGCATTGCGTTAGGCACGGGTTCCCGGATCCGGCGGTCCTTGCCGCCTCCGCTGAAACGGAAGCTGACCCATGCACCCCACATCCACGGCCACCGCCGAGGTGCCGCCCGCTGAACCGGCGCGGCCCGGTTCCTCCCCCGGACTGGCGTCCCCCGCCCCCTCCGCCCTGGCGGCCTTCACCGCCGCCGGCCTGCTGGCCGCGTGCGGCGGAGGCAGCAGCGGCGATCCGGCGGTTTATGCGGAAGCCACCGCCGTCAACTCCGGTGGAACGACCTCGGCGGCGCCCGCCA
Proteins encoded in this window:
- a CDS encoding methyl-accepting chemotaxis protein, with translation MSMLHRLSLLHKFLILGVIALLMGALPTVLYVGGALQQIGAARFESQGAPALIAVNKAVQRLQVHRGLSAAMLGGDEVLAARRPAARDALNQAFAEAGKVFAQARVPQAQMQAWSAAAQTWQSLEQAVSARSLQPPQSLARHTQLVATLMQIGEELLHHYGFQTDPDMATQDLIQAAVVNSPLLGEKLGLLRGQGSGYLARQALPPEGKGALQALQQRVGELEADTFRNFERALVDDDLRKALAGPVQDVRTRVTASRQLVDRSLLSASEITMPAKDYFDQLTGTLEALNQLNTTAMASLDAALQQRVSADQRKLGAASAALLLALALGVGLGVVFMRSITQPLAQAVRLASAVADGDLSGDDVPHGTNEVGRLIAAQQRMRARLKPMVAQVRGGAEGVATASAEIAQGNMDLSARTESQASALEETAASMEQMTATVRQNADNARQANQLAMNASLVAAQGGEVVTQVVQTMQGIRTASGKIADIIGVIDSIAFQTNILALNAAVEAARAGEQGRGFAVVAGEVRALAGRSAQAAKEIKALIGDSVQRVQQGGELADQAGATMAEVVQAIQRVTGIMGEISEASQEQSQGVAQVGEAVTQMDQATQQNAALVEEMAAAANGLRAQADELVRAAAVFRLAAGDEPGAGGALRIGQGRTA